In Canis lupus baileyi chromosome 19, mCanLup2.hap1, whole genome shotgun sequence, the sequence GGGGGCTCCAATCCCCCCTTAGTCCCCTCTGATGCTGCCAGTGGTCTCTCAAGGCATGGGtactggggtgggctgggggagcAGCGAGGGAGGCCTTCATCTTGATTCCCCCCCGTTTCCTGCCCCATCCCCCTCCAGGGCCACCAGCACCCCCAGCGGACGGTGTCTGCCCGGGCAGCCCGCGACTCCACAGTGCTGCGGCTGCCAGTGGAGGCCTTCTCCGCCGTGTTCACCAAGTACCCCGAGAGCTTGGTGCGGGTCGTACAGGTCAGCATGCCTCCggcctccctccacctgccccgACCCATCCCCCCAGCCCGGGCACCTGTGGGCTGGAGCTCAGCGGCCAGGAGGGGCTCGAGCTGTGCTTATCAGGCCTGAGCAGCCGGGTCTTGGGGGGGAGTGTGCTGTCCCCTCCCTTGAGCTGCCTCCACCCCTTCTCCCCAGGCTTTTGCCACCTGACTGTGGgtttctccctgcctctgcccctggccaGCCCCTTACTGCTCCCAACCTTGACCTTCCCTACACCCCACCCCCTTGATGCCTAGACCtaattttttcctgcttcttgtcATCTGATTCTGGTCATCCAGTATCTCCCCTCCTTTTCTCCCTGGCCCCGACCCCTTTGGCCACACACCCGCAGATCATCATGGTGAGGCTGCAGCGGGTCACCTTTCTGGCACTTCACAACTACCTGGGTCTGACCAACGAGCTGTTTAGCCACGTGAGTTGCACAGGGAACTCAGGGCGGGAGGCTGGGGCTGTGACACAGGCCTCCCAGGACATACCACAAGGGTACTCTCTGCCACCAGGAGATCCAGCCCCTGCGCCtcttccccagccctggccttCCCTCCCGTACCAGCCCTGTGCGTGGCTCCAAGCGGGTGGTCAGTGCCTCAGCTGCTGAGGAGCCTCGGGAGACTCCTGGCCGGCCGCCTGACCCCACCGGGGCCCCACTGCCTGGACCTACAGGTATCATAGATGACCCTGGCCATTTCCCAGGGACCCATTAGCTAGGTACCCAGCTCTGACTCTGGTCCAGTCCCCCAGAGAGCCCTGGCCTTGGCCCCGGGAACCATCAGAATCGCTTTCCCAGTCTCCCAGCCTCAGACACTGTGGGCTGAGCCCTCTCTAAACCCCACTCAGTTCCCTACCCTGTAATCCTAGCTTTAGGCCTGGTGGCTCTGAGGGGCAGGAGCCTGTACACGTGTCTCTCCCAGGGGACCCGGTGAAGCCCACATCCCTGgaggctccctctgcccccctgctgAGTCGCTGCATCTCCATGCCCGTGGACATCTCAGGTTTGGGGTgccaggtgggaggtgggggagaccATCAGGCTTTTGGGTTGAATGTAGGTGTACCAGCCTTGATTTTTCCCATTTGTGAAGTGGGAATactgattgtattttttttttaaagattttatttatttattcatagaggcagagagagagagattgagagaagcagaggaagaagtaggctccatgcagggagcccgatgcgggactcgatcccgggtctccaggatcacaccccaggctgcaggcggtgccaaaccgctgcgccaccggggctgccctactaaTTGtattcttgtgattttttttggtaattgttGAGATGGTGTCTTCCCAGCTGTGGTTAAGAAGGATTCTGAGGGAGAGTGCAGTGGTAGAGTAGTCATGTCTGCACAGATAAGCCAAATAAGTCAACTGGGATCAGtctcatttttatcatttattacaAAATACCCCTGCCCACTGCAGGCTTGCAAGGTGGCCCCCGCTCAGACTTTGACATGGCGTATGAACGTGGCCGGATCTCCGTGTCCCTGCAGGAAGAGGCTTCAGGGGGGCCCCAGGCAGCTCCTGCTCGGGTAAGGCCTTGCCCTCTGCGCCCCCCTCCCTAGTGCCCTCCCAGCACCCTGGCCTGGCCCACGGTGGCATCCCCGAAAGAAGGTCAGGTAGGAGCACAGAGGTCACAGGCCCTGCCCCATGCAGACCCCCACTCAGGAGCCCCGGGAGCAGCCAGCAGGTGCCTGTGAGCACAGCTACTGCGAGGACGAGTTGGCCACCGGTGGGTGCCCCTTCGGGCCCTACCAGGGACGCCAGACAAGCAGCATCTTCGAGGCAGCGAAGCGGGAGCTGGCAAAACTGATGCGGATTGAGGTGGGTGGCCATGGGGTCCTGGGGGACGTGGAGAGGAGGGCAAGGAGGCCTAGATGGGCCCATCTCAACCCCCCCTTTCTCTTCAGGACCCATCCCTCCTGAACAGCCGGGTCTTGCTACATCATGCCAAAGCTGGCACCATCATCGCCCGCCAGGGGGACCAGGTGAGGCCGCGCCCTGGTCTCTAATATAAGTCTGACCCAAGACCTTATTCTGACCTCTGGTCCTTGCTCTTTGACCCTATGTGTACATCTCTCAACGTGTGATTTCCGTCCCTGACCCTAAATGCTATGACTCTGATCCCTACGTCCTCTGGACCTACTGGCTTTTTTTCTCTAATCCTTGAACCTTTTACCTGAAGACCACAACCCCTAGATCTCTCTTACTTGCCCTGGCCTTTCTTGTAACTTCTGTTTTCTGGCCTTTCAATTCTTCGGTATACTCTGACGTAGTATCTGCTTCTCCTGGGCCCCTGCTGGGATGGGTGTGCGATAGGTGTGTATGGATCCGAATCTGGACCTGGAGGCTGTGAAGCAGCCCCTGGGAGCTGGATTTCAGTGCTCTGTGGCTGCAGCCAGGAAGTGTAGGAAATTGTATCCTACGAATCCCTCTATTGTCCACGTCGGGAAACTGAGACCTAGTCATGATTTCACAGGCCAGAATTATGGAGGAGGAGGGCTCTGGACTGTTTGCAGAGTCTGATTGCAAACTCTGATTGCAACCGGGCCAGAGTTGCAGTCACACTCCACCCTGACTTCTTCTGTGACCTAGGCAAATCATTGAGAAAgttctcagcttcctcatccacGGGATAGGGTAATAACAGTAACTCTGCTAGAGTTGTCACGAGGATTAAAGAATGGTTCTGAACTAGCTAAGGTTTTCAGAGGTGACAGGTCCAGGGGAGCTTGGTGGGGGCGTGGTGTGGAATTGGGGGCAGCCCACCTGCTAGCTGCCTGGGATACCGTTATATCACTTGATCTGTTGCTTGAGCTGTCACCTCGAGCTGCTCATTGCAGGAATGGGCTCCTGCCTATAGAGGAAGTTGGGTGAGGCTTTTGCCAGCTGATTGTGatagcaggggcagaggaagtgtAGTCAAACCGTGGATCTTGTCATGGGGTGCCCGGCCCCTCCTTATCTGGGTGACTCTGTTGGGCTCAACTCAGCCCAGACTGGCTTGTTAACAGACTAGACTGGCTAGAAGGTTCCACAGTGGTCTGCAGCCACTCAAGTCttctggggggtgggcaggggcgggGTTCAGATCTTTGTGAGGGACATTAATGTGCTCTGCCTGCCTCCAGAATTTCATACCAGTAATTTTTCAACTGGAGGCAGTTTTACCCCCCACCTACACCCCAGACCTTTTTTTTATCGACTTGggagggtgctactggcatctaagTGGGTAAAGCCAAAGGTGCAggaatgcacaggacagcccctcacAGCAGAATTATCTAGTTCCAAATGTtaatagtgccaaggttgagaaactctgctttACAGACATTTCCCAAAGTGTGCTTCATGGAACATCTGTATCACAAAGGATCTCTGCTCAAACAGATTTGGAAAACTTCGGCTATTTAATCCCTTAGTGGAATCTTTTAGTGAACACCGTTTGTTATTCAAGGCTCTGACAAGTCCCACAGTGAAGAGACATATGATTCCCAATCTGATGACAAGTAGCAGCTTAATATTAGTAACTCTCACTCATATCCCGAACCGAGTCTGGAACTTCTGTCTTAGAAGGTTCCAGCATGCATGTGCATCTCCTGGGGCTGCAGAGGCAGGAGACACCAGCAAGGTCCCTGCCCTTGGGAGGTCCACGGTTCTGACCAACTCAAAGGATTACACTATTCTTGTAAACTCATATGTGCTTCATGCTTACATGTAAAAAGATGTTCTTGGCTTTACAAAATCTGGCTTAGGCAGGGTAGCACCTCTGAAGAAGTGGCCTCCAGCTAAGGAGGAAGGATGAAGAGGAATTAATTAGGTGTAAGGGGGAGAAAAGAGCTTTCTAGGTAGAGGGAAAGCTTGTGCAAATATCCTGTGGTAGGAACAGGATATTTGATCTCTAGGAAACAAAAGGAAGTTACCAGGGATAGAGTGGAACAAGGAAACTGGGAgcaaaaaatgtgtgtgtgtatttatatatttatatttacttgtattttttatgtttgtatatatttattcatatgtaACTTACATAtaatattcagtgtttttttttttttttttttttttttttagtggtattTGGTACATTCGTTAAGTTTGCAACCATCACGACTATCACTTTTGAATTGAAAGAATactttcaggacgcctgggtggctcagtcggttaagtgtctgccttcagctcaggtcatgatccctgagtcctgggattgagccctgagttgggctccctgctcagtggggaatctgctgctgctgcttctgcctctgaCTTGTGCGTGTGCTCaagtgtggtctctctctcaagtaaatgagaaaaaaaaaacaaactttcatCACCTTGAAAAGAAAGCTCATATACCCTTTAGCTATCACCCTCCTACCTCCTGATGCTGACTCTAGCTATAAGCAACTCCTCATCTTATGTCTATATAGATTTGCCCATTTGGGACAtttcgtataaatggaatcatccatGACGTGGCCCTCTGTGTCTGACTTTTTTTCAACTTAGGATcatgctttcaaggttcatccacactgCGCTGTGTCACCGTCACTCCTTTATGACGAAATAATCGATTATGTTGGTctcccacattttgtttacctgaTCATcccttgatggacacttgagtgaTATCCACTTCTTGGCTATTGTGCATAATGCTGCCCTGAAGATTTCGGTACAAATTTCTGTGGGGGTGtaggtttccatttcttttgggtTTATATCTAGGAGTCACATTGCTGGGTCTGGGCAATTCTACTTCTAACTGTTGGTGGActgcttttaatttttgctggactgttttccaaagcagctgcactattttacattctcaccagcagtgtatgaggatttCGGTTTCTCTGTATCCTCTCTAACATGTTTTAATGTTAGTCATCCTCGTGTATACAGGAGCATCTCATGGTTTGGATTTGAATTTCCTTAGTGATTGATGATTTagagcatctttttttaattatcaattttgtttatttgagagagagagagagagaaagcatgcgcagggaggaggggcagagggagagggaggagaaggctccccactgagcagggagctccatgtggggccagatcccaagaccccaggatcatgacctgagccgaaggcagatgctaaactgactgactgagccacccaagtgcccctgattttgagcatcttttcatgtgtttatcggacctttatcttctttggagaagtgtttaTTCAGAGCcgttgcccatttttaaattgagttatctgtttttttgtttctgagttgtaagaattcttcaTTCTAGATGTAGGACCCTTAGCAGATAcgtgatttgcaagtatttcctCCCAGTCTCTGGGTTgtcctttcactttcttgatagtgtgctttgaaactcaaaaaaagttttaactttaactcaaaaaaagtttaactttgcctatacttttggtgtcatatccaagaatttgtggccaaattcaaagtcacaaagattgACTGCTatcttttcttcaaagaattttagagttttagctcttacatccATGTCTTTGCTCCATTTTGGTATGGTGTTAGGTAAGGGTCCAGCTTTATTCTTACATGGGCTAACTAGTTGCCAGCATAAGCAGAGAGGTTCCTGCACCCTCTTGCTGGCTATGCTGAAAAGAATTTATGGGCTTcatagagcacgtgactcttgatttcagggtcgtgagtttgagcatcatgttgggcatagaggttacctaaaaataattttttttctttaaaaaaagagtttatggACCTTAGTCTGGGCTTAGATTTTGGTGACCCATTAGTACCAATTGCCCTGGGCGCTGAATGAGAATTAGATATATATGCTGCGCAGCCCAGAGCTATCTGAAGCCTTTACTCCCTCCTTCAACATTTCCTTCCTTAGCCATTCCTCTGGGTGCACTGAACTGAGTTGGTGCTGAGATTGCTGCCCCTGtgcccatctctgcctctgccccacagGATGTGAGCCTGCACTTTGTGCTGTGGGGCTGCTTGCATGTCTACCAACGCATGATCGACAAGGCAGAGGATGTATGCTTGTTCGTGGCACAACCTGGGGAGCTGGTGGGGCAGCTGGCAGTGCTCACGGGCGAGCCCCTCATCTTCACACTGAGAGCCCAGCGTGATTGCACCTTCCTGAGGATTTCTAAGTCCGACTTCTATGAGTATGGCTGGGCACCTCCACCCAGTGTTGGGGTGGGAGTGGCACTTGGAGGGTCCCCACTTGATTCCATTCTGCTGTGGTAGAGGTCATCCCTCTGGATGCCCAGCGCTTTTCCAGGGCAGCTTGAGCCCTTCTGATCCCACCGCCAGGCCATCACCCACCCTCTCCACTTCCTAAGGAATGTCCCAGGGCACCCCCCAGCCCATGCACCCCTGACTTTCTCCTACAGGATCATGCGTGCACAGCCTAGTGTGGTGCTGAGTGCTGCGCACACCGTGGCCGCCAGGATGTCGCCCTTTGTGCGCCAGATGGACTTTGCCATCGATTGGACGGCGGTGGAGGCAGGCCGCGCTTTGTACAGGTACAGCCCTGCCCCTTCTTGCAGCGCAGACCTCGCCTGAGGAAGGCCTAGTCCCAACCCTGTCTTACCCTCTCCGCACCCCAGGCAGGGTGACCGCTCCGACTGCACCTACATTGTGCTCAATGGGCGGCTGCGCAGTGTCATCCAGCGCGGCAGCGGCAAGAAGGAGCTGGTGGGCGAGTATGGCCGTGGGGACCTCATTGGCGTGGTGAGTGCCGCCCCACCCACCGTCCTCTGATTACTCCCAGTACGGTTCCCCTCACTCCTCCCAGCAAACACATCATCCCGGGTAATCTGTTGGGTTGGTGATGGCGGCTCCCAGCCTTTGGCCTAGCCCAGTCCACTTGCTCAGCTCCTTcctgagggcaggaggagggggcaaaTTCTTGGGGTGGTGAGTCTTAAtcggactccatccccagacttcTATTGGATGAGGAGACAATCTTCCTCCTCCTGAGCATGGATCTCTGCTCTCAACCTTTCCCCGAAGCCCTAATGATTAGTGGGGTTTGATCTCCACCTGTATGGGGAGTCTGTCATGGTAGGGCAGTGGTACCTCTTGTCTGCACCCGTGGTCGGCTCCCCCTTTTCTCTCCGGCCTCCCGGCTCAAGCAGCCCTGGTCATGCACGCACGTGGCCCCCCAGGTGGAGGCGCTGACACGGCAGCCACGTGCCACAACGGTGCACGCGGTGCGGGACACGGAGCTGGCCAAACTCCCGGAGGGCACTCTGGGCCACATCAAACGTCGATACCCACAGGTGAGGCTGGAAGCTGGGGcagggttgggggcgggggggggggggaacgggCCTAGTACAGAGTAGTGGAGACATGGAGacagacaggggtgggggggttagGGGGTGGATAGAACCCCAGGGAGGCAGCAAAACTTCCGAGTGAGAGCAGGGCTCTTGGGGATGGGGCCCACGTGATGGGGACCCTGGCACCCCAGTAGGAGGAGAGAAAAGTAGGACGTGCACAGTTGCCCCTCTCGCCTCACTGGAATGCCGGCCTCCCACGCCTCAGGTCGTGACTCGCCTCATCCACCTGCTAAGCCAGAAAATTTTGGGGAATTTGCAGCAGCTGCAAGGACCCTtcccaggtgagacccagctggCCTTGGACATGCTGGGGGATGCAGTCCGACACCTGGGACACTCTGGGAAAGGGAGCCCTAAGCTCTGGGCATGCTGGGAAATGGGGTCCGGAGGATAAACCACGCTCTGGGCAGGCTTGAAGAAGGAGTGAGATCTGATTTCCGGTGCCTGCTAGCATGGGTGGGGGATGGATCTGGGGTCCTGGGCATGTGAGGAAACAGCCCAAGACCCAGGCCATGCTTCTCATGGAAGTATCTGTCGTGCTGAGGGCAGAGTCTTTAGGCACGAGCTTGTGTCTGGGTGTCCGGGCCTGCGGGGCAGGATGGAGTCTACATCCTGAGCACACTGGGAGAGGTAGTCCTTAGAAGGATATGCTGGGAAATGAAGTCCGTGGCGTAGAGCGGGGGGGCCAGGGACCAGATTGGGAAGTGGCTTCTGAAGCTACTGGCCAGCTGGAAGGTGTGGTTCGCTGAGTTAGGGTACATCGGGAATGGAGTCAGATTCTAGGTGCCCGGAAATACAGGCCTGAGATTCTATGTAAAGGTGAGCCGACCCTGGACCAGCCCGACCTCTACACCTGCCCTTCTTACTCCCTTCAGCTTTGACACCTGGATGGTAGAGGGCAATGGTGAGCCTTGGCTAAGGACCACCTCCCATGCTCAGGGTTTTGCCTGACAGAATTTTTTACCTCAGTCTTGATCCATGTGTACAAATGCCCATTTATTTCCATCAGGCCATTGGTCCACCCTTGTCACAATTGTGGGGCAGCCTTTGGGGCAGAAACATTAAGATCTCTGACCCCTGAGTACCTCTCTGTTGATGGGATACAGATAAGTTTTCCAGGGAACACTTAATATGTATTAGGTTCTGTGatgagtgtggggtggggagaggcagacaaGACTCCTAGAAGGGTTTACAGGTCAGCATgccaagtattttaaaaatacaaagaaaaactgtGAGGTCACAAGCTGATACATACagtgaagaaaacataagaaggTCGATGGAGTGTgactgtgggagggagggaggttttTTGGGGGACAGTGAATTGAGACTTGACAAATGAGATAGGGTCTGGCATTTACAAGAAAGAGGAAGGCCCTGTGCACAGGGTTTGGTGGTTTTGAAGCACTGCAAGGAGGAAAGTGAGCATGGGCGAAAAAGAGGGGGATGGGGCTGGGAGCTCGGGACTTTATTGAGACCGTTATAGGAAgcagctggaggggaggaggcagcgAGAGGTCCAGGCAAGAGAAGGGAGTAAGGGCTTGGTCTAGGATGCTAGTGGAAAGGCTGGGAAGCAGTAAATGggtgaaaaatacatttgtttctgTCCCATTTTGTGTTCAGGTCCCTTCAGTGGACAGAAGCACCAAGGGCAGATAGGGTAGGGGCATGAATCCATCCGTGCATAGAGTGGAGCGGTCATAGAGTTACGTGATGGATTCTTGTTGAGATTAGGCTCCAAACTGAAGGTCAGCTGGCTAGGTCTTACCAAGATGGGACAGTGAGGCCTTGGGTCCATAATCTCGTCATTAAACCTCCGTCAGGTGATGAAGGGCAGGGGTttctggggaggaggagacaggTCTACTGCTCCAGACTCAGGATCACACACTCCTTCTTTGGGGTCTCTGCAGGCTCAGGACTAGGCGTTCCCCCTCACTCGGAGCTTACCAACCCAGCCAGCAACCTGGCAACAGTGGCCGTCCTGCCAGTGTGTGCCGAGGTGCCCATGGTGGCCTTCACTCTGGAGCTGCAGCATGCTCTGCAAGCGATTGGttagttggggggtggggggtggtgagaACAGGCCATTGGTCTGTGTGGGGCAGGGCGTATGTGGGTGGGGCAGTGGTCAGCGGGTGGGtcagtggggatgggggtggattGCGAGACAGGCACCCCCGTTCTCTTGACCTGGGTTCCTAACTCTCCAtccccacccatccccacccatCCCCAGGTCCCACGCTCCTCCTCAACAGTGACATCATCCGGGCCCGCCTGGGGGCCTCTGCTCTGGATAGGTATGTGGTCGGAGTTGGAGGAGTGGGGGCTAGACTTGAAGCCTAGAATCCTTTCAGATCTGGTTGAGTTCTGGGCTGTGAACCAAGGAGCACGTGCCCCTTCCATCCACTCAGTGGAAGAACATGGTTTGGGTCGCCCCTGGGGGCATGGACATGTTGTGGGGGCCTGGTGTCTTAAGTTCCCCTCCTCCCAGTAGCGGAGCTACATGGTTTCTGGGAGGTGTGTGACCCCTGAGCAGCCCCCAGGATGACGcatccctacccctaacccagCATCCAGGAGTTCCGGCTCTCAGGGTGGCTTGCCCAGCAGGAGGATGCGCACCGCATAGTGCTCTACCAGACTGACGCATCGCTGACGCCCTGGACAGTCCGCTGCTTACGCCAGGCCGACTGCATCCTCATCGTGGGCCTGGGCGACCAGGAGCCCACGCTCGGCCAGGTCGGGAGACTGCACAGTGACCTCACCCCCGGGACCTGATCCCTTGCCCTTGGGTGCCTGCACCCCGTGCACCTTCACTGTGGGCGTGGGGAGGAAATGACCGAAGTTGAGTGACTTCCACCCTCCGTTCGACTGCAGCTGGAGCAAATGCTGGAGAATACAGCAGTGCGTGCCCTCAAGCAGCTGGTGCTGCTACACCGTGAGGAAGGCCCAGGCCCTACGCGCACTGTGGAGTGGCTCAACATGCGCAGCTGGTGCTCGGGGCACTTGCATCTGCGCTGTCCACGCCGCCTCTTCTCTCGCCGCAGCCCTGCCAAGCTGGTGAGCGCAGCGCTGGGAGGAGGGGGCCTCTGAGGGACCTCTCTGGGGCAGGAAGCCTGTGGGGGCAAGAGCCGTGCTGGTCCAGACACTGCCTCCTGCACCCCCATCCTCATGCCTCTCTGTCCATGTCCCCCGAACCCCGCATCCCAGCACGAGCTCTACGAGAAGGTTTTCTCGAGGCGCGCGGACCGGCACAGCGACTTCTCCCGCTTGGCACGGGTGCTCACAGGCAACACCATCGCCCTGGtgctgggtgggggcggggccaggtGAGAGGGGTGGGGCTTGCTCCGTGGGGGTCACCCTGAGGGGCGGGGTTAGGGGGCCTGAGTGCCTAGGGGTGGAGCTTATTCCCTGGGTGGGGCTGGTACTTGTTCCTTGcctgggtggggggagatgggaggcagaggggaaaggagggagagggatagtGTGGCAGAGGTCTTGGGTGGGTCCCTGAGTTTCCTTTCCCTTGCAGGGGCTGCTCACATATCGGGGTGCTGAAGGCATTGGAGGAGGCAGGCGTCCCTGTCGACCTGGTGGGTGGCACATCCATCGGCTCCTTCATCGGGGCCTTGTACGCAGAGGAGCGAAGTGCCAGTCGTACCAAGCAGCGGGCCCGGGAGTGGGCCAAGGTGTGCAT encodes:
- the PNPLA6 gene encoding patatin-like phospholipase domain-containing protein 6 isoform X4 — translated: MEAPLQTGMVLGVMIGAGVAVLVTAVLILLLVRRLRVPKTPAPEGPRYRFRKRDKVLFYGRKIMRKVSQSTSSLVDASVSTTSRPRMKKKLKMLNIAKKILRIQKEAPTLQRKEPPPAVLEADLTEGDLANSHLPSEVLYMLKNVRVLGHFEKPLFLELCRHMVFQRLSQGDYVFRPGQPDASIYVVQDGLLELCLPGPDGKECVVKEVVPGDSVNSLLSILDVITGHQHPQRTVSARAARDSTVLRLPVEAFSAVFTKYPESLVRVVQIIMVRLQRVTFLALHNYLGLTNELFSHEIQPLRLFPSPGLPSRTSPVRGSKRVVSASAAEEPRETPGRPPDPTGAPLPGPTGDPVKPTSLEAPSAPLLSRCISMPVDISGLQGGPRSDFDMAYERGRISVSLQEEASGGPQAAPARTPTQEPREQPAGACEHSYCEDELATGGCPFGPYQGRQTSSIFEAAKRELAKLMRIEDPSLLNSRVLLHHAKAGTIIARQGDQDVSLHFVLWGCLHVYQRMIDKAEDVCLFVAQPGELVGQLAVLTGEPLIFTLRAQRDCTFLRISKSDFYEIMRAQPSVVLSAAHTVAARMSPFVRQMDFAIDWTAVEAGRALYRQGDRSDCTYIVLNGRLRSVIQRGSGKKELVGEYGRGDLIGVVEALTRQPRATTVHAVRDTELAKLPEGTLGHIKRRYPQVVTRLIHLLSQKILGNLQQLQGPFPGSGLGVPPHSELTNPASNLATVAVLPVCAEVPMVAFTLELQHALQAIGPTLLLNSDIIRARLGASALDSIQEFRLSGWLAQQEDAHRIVLYQTDASLTPWTVRCLRQADCILIVGLGDQEPTLGQLEQMLENTAVRALKQLVLLHREEGPGPTRTVEWLNMRSWCSGHLHLRCPRRLFSRRSPAKLHELYEKVFSRRADRHSDFSRLARVLTGNTIALVLGGGGARGCSHIGVLKALEEAGVPVDLVGGTSIGSFIGALYAEERSASRTKQRAREWAKSMTSVMEPVLDLTYPVTSMFTGSAFNRSIHRVFQDKQIEDLWLPYFNVTTDITASAMRVHKDGSLWRYVRASMTLSGYLPPLCDPKDGHLLMDGGYINNLPADIARSMGAKTVIAIDVGSQDETDLSTYGDSLSGWWLLWKRLNPWADKIKVPDMAEIQSRLAYVSCVRQLEVVKSSSYCEYLRPPIDCFKTMDFGKFDQIYDVGYQYGKTVFGGWSRGDIIEKMLTDRRSADLNESRRADVLAFPSSGFTDLAEIVSRIEPPTTSYVSDGCADGEESDCLTEYEEDAGPDCSRDEGGSPEGASPSTASEMEEEKSVLRHRRCVPLEPPTTAADA